Sequence from the Candidatus Marsarchaeota archaeon genome:
CCTCAATATCACCCTGAGGTTGTAGCCACCCCCTACATTGCTTGGCAATGCGCCATCGGTTATGGCAAACAGCAGGGTTTTTGCATGGTCAGCTATGGCATATGCAGCTTGCATAGGCTTTATTATAGAAGTATACTCTTCCATGCTTATGCCTGCTGCCTTGGCTACTTTTAGTTCCACGTCTTCGAAGGATTTGCTCTCGCTGAGGTCTATCTTTCCGAATTGGCCTGCCACCTTTGAGTAAAGCGCTGTGTTCGGCCTTATGCCGCTTTCTTTATGGATATAGTCTAAGGCTTCCTTGAATACCTGGTCGTAAGCGGTCTGGGAACCGCTTTTGAACCATACTAGCCTCTCGAGCCCCCAGCCCACATCAACAACCTTCCCTGAAAGTTCGCGCCTCACCTCATTATTATACTCGAATTGTGTGAAGACGTTGTTGACCATTTCCAGGCCTCCGGAAAAGGCTTCGATACTTGGCCCAAACTCCGAGAAATCCCCCATAGCCCATACGTCTTCCACGTATGTCAGGTCCTTCTTTTTTACGCCGACGATTTTCGTAAGCACTTCGTAGTTAAGCTCCATCGTCCTGTCCCTCCAGTAGCCTTCCTTTGGGTAATTGAAGGCGGTCTGGCCTGCCATGATGAACGAAGTAAAGTGGCGCCCGGTAACCCCGACATTTGGTATGTCGTTAAACCTAAGGCACATCTGCGGCACTAGCAAAGGGTTTGCGTTGTATTCGAAGCTCATAACTCCGTTCTCTATCCTTTGGAAATCCTGTATGCTTGCAATTGTAAAATAAAGGTCCTGGCGCCACCTGCTTACGACAGGATAGCGCTCTATAACTGCGTGGCCGTTGTCCTCGAAGAATTTTGAGAATTTTGACCAGAATTTTTCAAGCGACACCTCTTCAGGGTCCTTTTTCATAAAACTGTATCCTTCATGTTCGGAATCCCCGCAGTATTCACGGCTTTCGTCAGCTGTCCAGAAGAATTTGCCGCAGCCCTTGCATTGCTTGCGAATAAAGCCTTCCCTTTCGAATAGTTTTGTGCTGTAATAGAGCTCTGGCTTCTCCGAAAATTCCTTCCTGAGCGATTCTTTGTCAAGCATTTCGATCACTTACAGTGTTTTTTGCCCGAACCACACTTTGCACTCTTTCCCGAAGAAAATGCAGTATTCGCATTTCCATTTTTCCTCATACGGCACCGGGAGGGCCTGCCTTTCGCCTTTCCAGTATTTTAGGGCGAAGTCTATGGTTCCGTTCAATTCTTCTTCGGTTATCCTGAATTTATAGTTGTCTATCCGCTTGCCAGTGTATTGGTTTATGTACCTGATTACCATGGTGTCGCTCAGGTGGCCTATGCTCCTGTATGCATTGAAGAATTTTTTGGTTATTTCTGCAAGATTCTGGGCAAGCTTGGCTATATTCAGTGCATCGAGCTGCCTTTCAAACTCTTTTGTGATGCTAAGCCTGTGTATGCCGTATTCCTTTGCAAAAATATCCTCGTTATAAGCGCCGGATATGATGTCTCCTAGCAGTTTTTTATAAAGGATCACCTGGGCCCTATGGGATCTGATCTGCGCTTCCGAAGGCATCTTGTCCGTGGCTCGCGTCTTATCCTCTATTATTACAACGCTCCCTCCTGATACGAGTAGCTCGTCCATCTTTCCTACTGTTTTGTAGCTTCCGAGGTTTCCATAAAGCAGCAGCTCCCTGGATTTCCTGTTCTTCTTAAGGGTCTCAAGCGCTTCATATGTTGTATAAAGGCTTTTGTACATGAAATCCGCATAGCTTTTCGGCTGCAGCACTATCGGTACGTTTGTTTCATTTTCCAGCTCTTCGTGTATCTCCTTCCCTTTTATTATCTCCCTTGTTATCTCTGGACCGTGGAGATAGTTTAGCTCCATCTGCTTTTCACACCAGTATTGCGCAGCTATGTCTGTTGCACGAATGCTTTTCTTTCCCAATCTTTGCAAAGCGTCCAATAAATCAGCCCGCCTACCTATCGTCATAGCCTTAGCTCAGCGATTACCTCAATCATCACATAAAGGTTTTCTGATTAAGGTTATAAATAGCTTTTGAATGCACAAAAGCAGTCACTTTTGCATGCGGGTCATGGCGATTTTGTATATTGCGTATAAGACTATGGCAAATGCGCCTATCGCAGCAAACGTTAATGCGATATGGCTTGTGGAAATCGCCTTCATCCCGAATATTATGAGGATTATGTCGTATATTCCAGTCCCTAGTATAGAGTATGCATAAAATTTTTTCTGGGACATTCTGGCAAAGCCGGCAGGGAAGCTCATTATGGTCCTCAATACAGGTATGAATCTTGTGAAAAATACTGAAGCGACGCCGTTTTTTTCAAACCATTTGTCAAATGCATCGAGCCTTTCCTGCTTTATGTGGAAAAGGCGCAGGTGCTTGTAGACTACGTCTTTGCCCAGGTAATAGCCTATATAGTAATCGACTGCCAGACCGCCTATGCTTCCTAAAAGCGCCGCTATATAAACAAGGAAGAAATTCATGGACCCGTTCGCCACAAAAAAGCCGGCCAAGGGCAAAACAACTTCACTTGGTACAGGCAATGACGAGCCCTCCATAAACATGAGCGCAAATATGCCAAAATAGCCGTAACCCTTGACTATGGCTACGACTTCTGATGAGGTGTGGCTTATAAGCGCGCCTATTGAGGCAAGTATTGAAAGTTCAATCATTTGTGCACCGCATGTTCTTATGCAACAGGGCATGGTATGGGGCGCGTCTTTACTATTTTAAAGAACGCAAGCTGGTTTGCATAGCTTGAATTTTCATAATATGCAAATAATCCAGAGCATAGGAACCCCGCAACTTCGCCTTTTTTTATTACTTCTGCAATTGCATTCGTTTGATTAAGCATTGCCTGAATATACCTGTATGAATATATCGTTATTGTCCCGTTCCTGTTTATTGATTTTAATGCAAAGTTGTAAAGACGCTGGTCTGGGCTGCATACAGCTGTAGTGCTGTTGTTTTCCGTGATGTAGGATTGGGTGCACGGGGCATACGATGCAAGCGAGCTGTTTGCAATCACATTCGTGGTGTTTGAGGTTATTCCTAAATTGTTTAGTGTAATGTTGATTGTAGAGCCATTCGGGCCTGTAGTGATGTTAAAGACTTTGTATATTTTAACTATGAACATCGCGCATGCTAGCCCAGGAAAGCAATATGGCGAGCTAGAGCCGTTGACTGTAATTGTGTACTTTGTCTGGGGCTTTAAGCCTGTAAATAACAGCTTGTACCTTGTATAGTTTGGGACTTGCAGCGTCTCGTTTGGCAGGACCGGACCAGTCACTTCGCCCCCTATGCCATATGTGGCTATGCCCAGGCTTACAGGCACAGTGGTGCTGTAGCCGCTGCCGTTCAGCGTTATTTTCATGCTGCTTGTCATATATTGCGATGGGATTATAAGCAGCGCTATGGAAGCGTAGCCATGCGGCTCTTGGCTCAGTACTGCTATTGCATGCTCGGAATTGTATAGTGCAAATGCGGTTACCATTAACGCTATTGCAAGCACTGCTACAAGCGCGACAAGCGCATACGCCATGTGTTTGTCGTAGTTATGGTTCTGATTGCCATGCATATTGATTCAGCCATTTAATTTATTTTGATTATTATATTTATACTATTAAAGCTTAATCCCCAAAGTAAGTGCAGTGCATATAATGAAGATGGTCAAGTTCTACCAGAATGAAGGCTTGATGAGGCTCAAGCTTGAAGGGACAGAGGATTTGTGGACCGCCCAAAGAATAATATTTTCAAACGACATAGTAAGGTCGAAGAGCTTGAGGCGCTTCAAAGCGAACGAAAGCGACACTGGCGAGCTTAAGGAGGTTGTAGTTTCCTTGCGCGTTGAAAAGACGGAGCTCGACAAGACCGCCATGAGGCTTCGCATAACAGGCAAGATAGTTGAAGGAAAGCCGGAGCAGTATATAAAGTTGAACAGTTACCACACTTTGAATGTTGCCTCATTGGATACCATAGATATAATCAAGCAGAAGTGGCCCGAATACCTTGTAGGCGTAGTTAAAGAGGCGGTAAAGGATACCAAGAAGCCAAGGCTCGGCATAATAGTGGTTGATGACGAAAAGGCTTTGCCGGCTTATCTTCTAGGGTATGGGGTTGAATTTAAAAGCGAGATTTACAGCAACCTGAGCAAGCGCATGAGTCAAAAGGATTTCCAGGAGCAGCAAAAAAAGTACTATGAAGCAGTGATAAATGCAATAGAGGGCATGGACGCAGAAAGCGTGATACTTGCCGGCCCAGGCTTCACGAAAGACGATATAAAATCGTATTTGGAAGCAAAGCAGGAGAGGATTGGTAAAAACATAATTTATATGCAAGCGAGCAATACGGAACGGTCAGGCATTTACGAAATAATAAAAAGCCCTGACGTGGCAAATCTGCTGCGGAGGGAGAGGATAAGGCACGAATTTATGCTTATGGAGGAATTCCTCAGGGGTCTTGCGGTCGGCACGTCTAAATACGGGCTAGCAGGAGTTAAGGATGCAATAGAAGCGTATCAGGCCACAATAGTACTTGTAAATGATTCTGTGCTAGGCGAACCGTCGATACAAAGCTTATTGGCTGCGGCAGAGGAAAAGCATTTGCGCATAGAGGTATTTAACTCTGGCGACGAGGTCGGGCAGCAGCTTGCGTCATTTAAGGAGATTGCCTCACTGGTCAGCATGTCACCATAGGTATTCTGCTTCCCTGATTGCTGCAGTGTAGTCGTTGTTGTAGAAATCCTGCAATATCCATTGTATGCCTGCGCTGGCCCAGTCATCAGGCGTGAGCTTGAAAATTTTCTTGTGCACCTTTTGGGCAAGCCACATAGTCGACTGCTTTCGCATTTTTGCCCCCCTGAAAAGGGATTTCGGAGGGTCTACCGAATCAAGCATGTTAAAGTTGCTTATCGCCTCTGACAGTGCCAAGCCTGACAGAAGACGGCCAGTATCTGATGCATCGATCTTAGATACTGCCAGGTCATGTTTATAGTAGTCAAGGAGCGGCAAAAAGCCATAGGCTTCAAAATCTTCATATCTTACGGCATTGGGCGAACCCTTAATGCCCACAATGAATCTCACTGCTGATTTCCTATTTGCCGGGTTGCTTGCAAAGTTGCTGTTCATGTACAATCCTGCAAGATGCTTCATCGACCCGCTGCTTATGCCTGTTGCACGTGCAGATATTACAGCCTCAAAAATATTAGGGTAGAATAAAAGCACAAACGATAAATTTTCATTCACAAGATCAGAGTTGTCCTGTATTATGCCGTTCCTCTTTTTAACAAGCCATAGTACGGCATCGTCAGCGGCGTCTTTGTTCCTGACGACAGACTTGCTCAGGGTTTTGAGGTCCCATATATGGAAATCCCTTTCTGGGTACGCATCCTGCAGTATCCTTAACATTGCTGGCGCAGATTTGACGCTTCTGGATGAATATGATTGAAAAAGGCTGAAAACTCCGAATTTAAGAAAATCATCGCTGCGCAAATCTATTGGATCGATTTGCAGCGTTTCAACCAGCTTTTTTATAACTTTTACCCTATCCTCCCTTGAGTTCCATTTGGTTTTGGGTTTATACCTGTCGTTATCAACATGCATGTATCCTTCATGCTCTAGCCAGCGCATGAAATTCAGCTTGGCATTTTTATCGTCAGTGCGCAGCATGCCGGAATTCGGAGCGCGCAGCACATTCTGTTCCTTGCTTATTGTCATAAAACCGCGAGAATTTGTGTGCTATATTAGATATTTATTAGTATGCTATTTTATTCCTTGCAATAGGCGTACTTGTACATAAGCTTTAAATATTATTCTGCATCTCTAAACTTAAGAACAAAAAGCGAGAACGCTTTTATAGAAGCAGCAAATGATATATGGTGTGATAATGCAAGCTGGGCTACTCTGGAATGTTTCAAGAGTCTCATCCTTTGTTGGTAGCTGCAGCATTACAGATCCAATAATTAAGTACACACCATTGAATCATCTGGCTGCATAAACCTCTTTAAAAAATTTTTGGGTGGTTTATGTGCGCCAGATGGTAGATAGTAGGTATGAGAATTATGAAAGGCTTACTCAGCGTGAGCAGCTGATCATAGTCGAAATAGGGGCCGACAAGATAGACAGCGCCAGCAGTTTCGTTATTTACATGAGCGAGGCTTATGGCATATCAAAGAGTTCGGTTTGGTATGCGCTGAACAGGCTGAAGGAGCGCAGGCTGGTAGATTTCGCAAGTAAGGACGATCCTGGAAGGCAGCTTGCGCTTACTGAGCAGGGGAATGCTGTGCTCCACAAACTTGCGGGGATGAGAAATAGGCTCTTGGAGAGCTATGCGACTGCATACTTGAATGGGAATGGGATTGTTACAGACAGAGTGTATAAGGAGTTTAGTAGCGTGCCAGGGCATTAAATGCCCTGGCCTGCCAACTAGACACTGCCCTTAGCTAAAGCTTTGCACCTTCAGCATTCAGCAAAGCGCGCTTTGCCTTTTTGCCGCCTGCTGCAGAGTAATTTCCTATGTCTCCGTTGCTTCTTATCACCCTGTGGCACGGCACTGCTGGAGCAAATGGATTTTTAGCCAGGGCGCTGCCCACTGCCCTGTAGGCCCTTGGATGCCCTATCATGATCGCTATTTCCTTGTATGTGCGCGTTTGGCCTTTAGGTATGGTCGCAGTCGCTATAAGAACGCTTTTCTGAAATTCCGTAAGGCCTGACCTTGAAAGCATTGCCGTAATGCGCTTATTCATTTTATGCACCCTGCGCATAGAATTAATGCATATAATTAATATTATCCTTTGCATTATTAATTTATGATGAGAGCATGAAGGACAAAAATTTTAATGTCTGGCTTGACGGCAAACTTGTGCCTTACGGATCTGCGGTTGTGCCCATATTAACGCATTCGTTGCAGTATGGATCAGGCATCTTTGAA
This genomic interval carries:
- a CDS encoding exonuclease V — protein: MDALQRLGKKSIRATDIAAQYWCEKQMELNYLHGPEITREIIKGKEIHEELENETNVPIVLQPKSYADFMYKSLYTTYEALETLKKNRKSRELLLYGNLGSYKTVGKMDELLVSGGSVVIIEDKTRATDKMPSEAQIRSHRAQVILYKKLLGDIISGAYNEDIFAKEYGIHRLSITKEFERQLDALNIAKLAQNLAEITKKFFNAYRSIGHLSDTMVIRYINQYTGKRIDNYKFRITEEELNGTIDFALKYWKGERQALPVPYEEKWKCEYCIFFGKECKVWFGQKTL
- a CDS encoding mRNA surveillance protein pelota encodes the protein MKMVKFYQNEGLMRLKLEGTEDLWTAQRIIFSNDIVRSKSLRRFKANESDTGELKEVVVSLRVEKTELDKTAMRLRITGKIVEGKPEQYIKLNSYHTLNVASLDTIDIIKQKWPEYLVGVVKEAVKDTKKPRLGIIVVDDEKALPAYLLGYGVEFKSEIYSNLSKRMSQKDFQEQQKKYYEAVINAIEGMDAESVILAGPGFTKDDIKSYLEAKQERIGKNIIYMQASNTERSGIYEIIKSPDVANLLRRERIRHEFMLMEEFLRGLAVGTSKYGLAGVKDAIEAYQATIVLVNDSVLGEPSIQSLLAAAEEKHLRIEVFNSGDEVGQQLASFKEIASLVSMSP
- a CDS encoding DedA family protein, translated to MIELSILASIGALISHTSSEVVAIVKGYGYFGIFALMFMEGSSLPVPSEVVLPLAGFFVANGSMNFFLVYIAALLGSIGGLAVDYYIGYYLGKDVVYKHLRLFHIKQERLDAFDKWFEKNGVASVFFTRFIPVLRTIMSFPAGFARMSQKKFYAYSILGTGIYDIILIIFGMKAISTSHIALTFAAIGAFAIVLYAIYKIAMTRMQK
- a CDS encoding MGMT family protein produces the protein MNKRITAMLSRSGLTEFQKSVLIATATIPKGQTRTYKEIAIMIGHPRAYRAVGSALAKNPFAPAVPCHRVIRSNGDIGNYSAAGGKKAKRALLNAEGAKL